Proteins from a single region of Nomascus leucogenys isolate Asia chromosome 2, Asia_NLE_v1, whole genome shotgun sequence:
- the LOC101176401 gene encoding LOW QUALITY PROTEIN: vomeronasal type-1 receptor 3 (The sequence of the model RefSeq protein was modified relative to this genomic sequence to represent the inferred CDS: inserted 2 bases in 2 codons; deleted 1 base in 1 codon): MASRDFAIGMIFLSQIFLLGFLGNFFLPYHYSFLCFTRGMLWSTDLILKPLTIANSLVIHSKGIPQTMAAFGLKDSLSDIGCKLVFYVHRVGRAVCTGNACLLSVFQVITISPCEFRWAQLKLHAXRYIRSFNILVLCWILNMLVNITVPLHVTGKWNSINSTKTNDYKYCSGGGRSRILQSLHIVLVSSLDVLCLGLMALASGSMVFILHRRKQQVQHIHGTNLSPRSSPESRVTQSVLVLVSTLCYFPRSPPSLHXLFPNPSWWLLNTSALITACFPMVSPFVLLSRHPRIPRLGSTCCRRNPQFPKLIR, encoded by the exons atggccTCCAGGGATTTTGCAATAGGCATGATCTTCTTATCTCAGATCTTCTTA CTCGGATTCCTGgggaatttctttcttccttaccaCTATAGTTTCCTTTGTTTCACCAGAGGTATGTTATGGTCCACAGATCTGATTCTCAAGCCTCTGACCATAGCCAACTCCTTGGTTATACACTCTAAAGGAATCCCACAAACAATGGCTGCTTTTGGGTTGAAAGATTCCCTCAGTGATATTGGATGCAAACTTGTGTTTTATGTTCACAGAGTGGGCAGGGCTGTGTGCACGGGCAACGCCTGCCTCCTGAGTGTCTTCCAGGTCATCACCATCAGCCCCTGCGAATTCAGGTGGGCACAGCTTAAACTACATG CCAGATACATTAGGTCCTTCAACATCCTGGTCCTGTGCTGGATTCTGAACATGCTGGTAAATATTACTGTTCCTCTACATGTGACTGGCAAGTGGAACAGCATAAATAGCACAAAGACAAATGATTATAAGTATTGTTCTGGAGGAGGTAGGAGCAGAATTCTACAGTCATTACATATTGTCTTGGTATCATCCCTTGATGTTTTGTGTTTGGGGCTCATGGCCTTGGCCAGTGGCTCCATGGTTTTTATCCTGCACAGGCGCAAGCAGCAGGTCCAGCACATTCATGGGACCAACCTCTCCCCCAGATCCTCCCCTGAGTCCAGAGTCACCCAAAGCGTCCTGGTCCTGGTGAGCACCTTGTGTTATTTTCCTCGCTCTCCTCCATCTTTAC ATCTTTTTCCTAATCCCAGTTGGTGGCTGTTGAACACCTCGGCACTGATCACTGCCTGTTTTCCCATGGTCAGCCCCTTTGTGCTCCTGAGCCGCCATCCCAGGATACCCAGGCTGGGCTCTACTTGCTGTAGAAGGAATCCACAGTTTCCTAAGCTGATCAGATAG